A genomic segment from Pelobates fuscus isolate aPelFus1 chromosome 7, aPelFus1.pri, whole genome shotgun sequence encodes:
- the LOC134569274 gene encoding oocyte zinc finger protein XlCOF7.1-like gives MKKSINITNSNSEKSSILSDSCMFSKEIVNINLTHIGEKPFSCSVCGNGFGQHSNLVRHQRTHTGEKPFLCSKCGKCFARKGELVRHQRIHTGEKLFSCSECEKCFVKKAHLVRHQRKHTGDKPFLCSECEKCFFTNAELVSHQRIHTGEKPFSCSECEKCFGRYSNLVSHQRTHTQEKPFSCSECGKCFRRNSDCVSHQRTHTGEKPFSCSECGKCFITKAVLVCHQRTHTGEKPFSCSECGNCFGQHSNLVRHQRTHTGEKPFLCTKCGKCFAGKGQLALHERTHTGEKPFSCSECGKCFIINAELVRHQRIHTGEKPFSCSECEKCFGRHSNLVSHQRTHTREKPFSCSECGKCFYTNAELVCHQRTHTGEKLFSCSECEKCFVKKAQLVRHQQTHTGEKPFLCSECEKRFVTNVELVSHQRTHTGEKPFLCFECEKCFVKKAQLVSHHRTHTGEKPFSCSECEKCFVTNAHLVRHQRTHTGEKLFTCSECEKCFGTNAELVRHQRTHTGEKPFSCSECKKCFGRHSNLVSHQRTHTREKPFSCSECEKCFYTNAELVHHQRTHTGEKLFSCSECEKCFVKKAQLVRHQRKHTGDKPFLCSECEKCFVTNAELVSHQRTHTGEKPFSCSECEKCFGQHSNLVRHQRTHTGEKPFSCSECGNCFGQHSSLVRHQKTHTGEKPFLCSKCGKCFASESELVRHQRTHTSEVIL, from the coding sequence ATGAAGAAATCTATTAACATAACCAATTCTAACTCTGAAAAATCAAGCATTTTGTCAGATTCCTGTATGTTCTCAAAGGAGATAGTAAACATAAACCTCACTCACATAGGAGAGaagcctttctcatgttctgtatGTGGAAATGGTTTTGGGCAACATTCAAATCTAGttagacatcagagaactcacacaggagagaagcctttcttatgtagtaaatgtgggaaatgttttgccagGAAAGGAGaacttgtccgtcatcagagaattcacacaggagagaaactgttctcatgttctgaatgtgaaaaatgttttgtgaAAAAGGCAcatcttgtccgtcatcagagaaaaCATACAGGAGATAAACCATTCttatgttctgaatgtgaaaaatgttttttcacaaaTGCAGAGCtggtcagtcatcagagaattcacacaggagagaaaccgttctcatgttctgaatgtgaaaaatgttttgggcgatattcaaatcttgtcagtcatcagagaacacacacacaagagaaacctttctcgtgttctgaatgtggaaaatgttttagacGTAATTCGGATTGTGTTAGCCATCAGAGAacccacacaggagagaaaccgttctcatgttctgaatgtggaaaatgttttatcacTAAAGCAGTGCTTgtctgtcatcagagaactcacacaggagagaaaccgttctcatgttctgaatgtggaaattgttttgggcaacattcaaatcttgttagacatcagagaacacacacaggagagaagcctttcttatgtactaaatgtgggaaatgttttgccgGGAAAGGACAACTTGCCCTTCatgagagaactcacacaggagagaaaccattctcatgttctgaatgtggaaaatgcttTATCATAAATGCAGAGCTTGTCCGTCATCAaagaattcacacaggagagaaaccgttctcatgttctgaatgtgaaaaatgttttgggcgacattcaaatcttgtcagtcatcagagaacacacacacgagagaaaccattctcatgttctgaatgtggaaaatgtttttacaCAAATGCAGAGCTAGTTTGTCATCaaagaacacacacaggagagaaactgttctcatgttctgaatgtgaaaaatgttttgtcaaaaaggcacagcttgtccgtcatcagcaaactcacacaggagagaagccattcttatgttctgaatgtgaaaaacGTTTTGTCACAAATGTAgaacttgtcagtcatcagagaactcacacaggagagaaaccattcttatgttttgaatgtgaaaaatgttttgtcaaaaaGGCACAGCTTGTCAGTCATcatagaactcacacaggagagaaaccattctcatgttctgaatgtgaaaaatgttttgtcacaaaTGCAcatcttgtccgtcatcagagaacacacacaggagagaaacttttcacatgttctgaatgtgaaaaatgttttgggaCAAATGCAgagcttgtccgtcatcagagaacacacacaggagagaaaccgttctcatgttctgaatgtaaaaaatgttttgggcgacattcaaatcttgtcagtcatcagagaacacacacacgagagaaaccgttctcatgttctgaatgtgaaaaatgtttttacacaaaTGCAGAGCTAGTTCATCATCaaagaacacacacaggagagaaactgttctcatgttctgaatgtgaaaaatgttttgtcaaaaaggcacagcttgtccgtcatcagagaaaaCATACAGGAGATAAACCATTCttatgttctgaatgtgaaaaatgttttgtcacaaaTGCAGAGCtggtcagtcatcagagaactcacacaggagagaaaccgttctcatgttctgaatgtgaaaaatgttttgggcaacattcaaatcttgtccgtcatcagagaactcacacaggagagaaaccgttctcatgttctgaatgtggaaattgTTTTGGGCAACATTCAAGTCTTGTTAGACATCagaaaactcacacaggagagaagcctttcttatgtagtaaatgtgggaaatgttttgccagtgaatcagagcttgtccgtcatcagagaactcacacaagtGAGGTGATATTATAA